In a single window of the Nicotiana tomentosiformis chromosome 10, ASM39032v3, whole genome shotgun sequence genome:
- the LOC138900425 gene encoding uncharacterized protein: MTCVQSVTYTIMLNGSPIQPFEARKGLRQGDPLSPFLFVLAMEYFIRRLKALHHIPDFNYHPKCAKMQIMQLGFAGLEINKKKSSIFFGGVSQDMPVDILEFLGIQKGELPIFMMPKKITKLIEAICRSFLWTGNNNISKKALLAWEKNKAAVSKQFWNLCKEKNKLWIQWVHCYYIKNKHIWEVQLNQASWIMRKIVKAKENFEASGYNYEDLRQMHDCSIKHIYHKLLYTKDRLLKWGIQTDQTCLLCTQANESIQHLFFECQYAAELWKMMLKWQGISRNIYGWSEELKWAENWTRSRNAKSELFKMVLAECVYFVWQERNARLFQDKARNWEIIGKLIVQEVHCRSNKEVGKALSKLDYNPM, translated from the exons ATGACTTGTGTACAGAGTGTTACATATACTATCATGTTGAATGGCTCACCAATTCAGCCTTTTGAAGCCAGGAAAGGACTTAGACAGGGGGATCCACTATCCCCCTTTCTTTTTGTGCTAGCAATGGAGTACTTTATAAGAAGACTGAAGGCATTGCATCACATCCCAGATTTCAACTATCATCCTAAGTGTGCAAAGATGCAAATCATGCAACTTGGATTTGCAG GACTGGAGATCAACAAGAAGAAAAGCTCCATATTCTTTGGTGGAGTATCACAAGATATGCCAGTAGACATACTGGAGTTCTTGGGTATTCAAAAAGGGGAGTTACCA ATATTCATGATGCCAAAGAAGATTACCAAGTTGATTGAGGCAATTTGCAGAAGTTTCTTATGGACAGGGAACAACAATATTTCAAAGAAAGCTCTACTAGCTTGGGAGAAA AACAAAGCAGCTGTAAGCAAACAATTCTGGAATCTATGCAAAGAAAAGAACAAGCTGTGGATACAATGGGTGCACTGCTACTACATAAAGAATAAACATATTTGGGAGGTGCAACTGAACCAAGCATCATGGATTATGAGGAAGATAGTGAAAGCTAAAGAAAATTTTGAGGCATCAGGATATAACTATGAAGATCTAAGGCAGATGCATGATTGCTCTATCAAGCACATATATCATAAACT ACTATACACAAAGGATAGATTGTTAAAGTGGGGCATTCAAACTGATCAAACATGTCTTCTATGCACACAAGCAAATGAGTCTATACAACATCTATTCTTTGAGTGCCAATATGCGGCTGAACTATGGAAGATGATGCTCAAATGGCAAGGTATTAGCAGGAACATATATGGTTGGTCAGAGGAACTGAAATGGGCAGAAAACTGGACAAGAAGCAGGAATGCAAAATCAGAGCTGTTCAAGATGGTATTAGCAGAGTGTGTCTATTTTGTTTGGCAGGAAAGGAATGCTAGACTATTTCAAGATAAAGCGAGGAACTGGGAGATAATTGGCAAGCTAATAGTACAAGAAGTGCATTGTCGAAGCAATAAGGAAGTAGGAAAAGCTCTAAGTAAACTGGACTACAATCCAATGTAA
- the LOC104104706 gene encoding uncharacterized protein: MSSSAGGASGGDAGEENVFSEVIEFAKTIDDFRNHYFLPSRQEKMAILKEQADRAIQLLDAIPKEKRQSQEDDAMYLYLRGKFLDVSPGYNKEAEQSLTEALQLNRYMVDAWICLGTCVWKRGDLDKAKSCFKLGLEQDPKNLELLRQLSVLERRQCTGEIEVEDPEEIIAESIKHAKEAIALDIRDGISWYALGNACLTAYFLTGTWDHDMLFQSLKAYKNAAKDQKMMRSAELCFNCSMTYKFLENYWMALSGFESAGLLDPSLKAIEQASNLCDVLDDIDSLLKKLNDAKQLSSPTSSSLPTVDSLASSLASVELDPSYERATVDRLTEGLNEGKAVTGKVLFSVKNPSKRPIYYVVCDSDRTCFVITVYGVRGTAIKEEDQITLLDPFYHSFDFEWKLKRYQFKSVRVDFLRQLRVNGAIVSPQHVIHRSMYADLMKG; encoded by the exons ATGAGCAGTTCTGCAGGAGGAGCTAGCGGAGGAGACGCCGGAGAAGAGAATGTGTTTTCAGAGGTGATTGAATTCGCTAAAACAATCGATGATTTTCGCAATCACTATTTCCTCCCAAGTCGTCAGGAAAAAATGGCTATACTGAAAGAGCAAGCTGATCGTGCTATCCAATTACTCGACGCTATCCCTAAAG AGAAGCGGCAATCGCAGGAGGATGATGCGATGTATTTGTACTTGAGAGGGAAGTTTCTGGATGTGTCTCCTGGTTATAATAAGGAAGCAGAGCAAAGTTTAACAGAAGCT CTTCAGTTGAATCGTTATATGGTGGATGCGTGGATATGCTTAGGAACTTGTGTTTGGAAACGAGGAGATCTTGATAAAGCTAAAAGTTGCTTTAAACTTGGCCTTGAACAG GATCCGAAAAATTTGGAGCTATTACGTCAATTATCTGTGCTCGAAAGAAGACAGTGCACTGGTGAAATAG AGGTTGAAGATCCAGAAGAAATCATTGCTGAAAGTATTAAGCATGCCAAGGAAGCAATTGCTCTGGATATCCGGGATGGAATATCGTGGT ATGCCCTAGGAAATGCATGTCTCACTGCCTATTTTCTGACTGGAACTTGGGATCATGATATGCTTTTTCAGTCATTAAAAGCATACAAGAATGCT GCGAAAGACCAAAAGATGATGCGCAGTGCTGAATTGTGTTTCAACTGCTCGATG ACGTACAAGTTTCTGGAGAACTATTGGATGGCCCTATCTGGATTTGAAAGTGCTGGACTATTGGATCCTAGTCTTAAAGCTATAGAGCAAGCATCAAATCTGTGCGATGTTCTTGATGATATAGACTCTTTGCTTAAG AAACTGAATGATGCTAAGCAGCTTTCTTCTCCAACATCATCATCCCTTCCTACTGTTGATTCGCTAGCATCATCACTTGCTTCTGTTGAAT TGGATCCTTCATATGAGAGAGCTACTGTCGATCGCCTAACTGAAGGTCTTAATGAAGGAAAAGCAGTCACAGGAAAAGTTCTGTTTTCAGTTAAGAATCCGAGCAAAAGACCAAT ATACTATGTCGTCTGTGATTCTGACCGCACATGCTTTGTAATTACTGTTTACGGAGTACGGGGCACTGCA ATCAAAGAAGAAGATCAGATCACACTTTTGGATCCTTTCTATCATTCCTTTGATTTTGAATGGAAATTAAAG CGATATCAGTTCAAGTCAGTGCGAGTGGATTTTCTGCGACAACTTCGTGTTAACGGTGCAATTGTCTCGCCTCAACATGTAATTCATCGGTCAATGTACGCCGACCTCATGAAAGGATAA